A stretch of the Clostridium botulinum genome encodes the following:
- a CDS encoding helix-turn-helix domain-containing protein, translating into MSKLREARESRGLKRGFVAQKLSITPDHLSLLERGKAALNLKKIELLATLYNMSFEETARVALDTIKESGFIG; encoded by the coding sequence ATGAGCAAGCTCAGAGAAGCAAGAGAGAGTAGAGGTTTAAAAAGAGGATTTGTGGCGCAAAAGTTATCTATAACTCCAGATCATTTAAGTTTATTAGAAAGAGGTAAAGCGGCACTAAATTTAAAAAAAATAGAGCTTCTTGCTACTCTTTACAATATGTCCTTTGAGGAAACAGCAAGAGTAGCATTAGATACTATAAAGGAGAGTGGTTTTATTGGATAA
- a CDS encoding recombinase family protein — protein MKIAIYSRKSVETDKGESIKNQIEICKEYFLRRDNNIEFEIFEDEGFSGGNTNRPAFKLMMSKIKMFDVVACYKIDRIARNIVDFVNVYDELNKLGIKLISVTEGFDPSTPLGKLIMMILASFAEMERENIRQRVKDNMKGLAKAGRWTGGNVPFGFISERIEEGGKKATYLKLDESKKQLIKEIFQMYISTNSMHKVQKQIYNTKNIKWSLSTIKNILTSPVYVKADKDVVKYLNNFGEVFGEPNGHTGIITYNRRPYTNGKHRWNDKGMFYSISRHEGVIDSNIWLKVQSIQEKTKISPRPKNSRVSYLTGILKCTKCGSPMTISYNHKNKDGSITYVYLCTGRKSYGKEYCNCKQVKQTILDKEIENALNSYIELNIEEFKKVVGSPTDTENFNKKILCIEKKIETNTVKINNLVDKIAVLSNTASVPLLSKIEELTKLNEDLKKELLFIQQEHINNSFVSPEEKYERLKQFSTTLNTNNIDLKRELLSFSVQEIKWDSDAECIDIII, from the coding sequence TTGAAGATAGCAATATATAGCCGTAAGTCTGTTGAAACAGATAAAGGAGAAAGTATAAAAAATCAAATTGAAATTTGTAAAGAATATTTTTTAAGACGTGATAACAACATTGAATTTGAAATTTTTGAGGATGAAGGTTTCTCTGGAGGAAATACCAATAGACCAGCATTTAAACTTATGATGTCTAAAATAAAAATGTTTGATGTAGTAGCTTGCTATAAAATAGACAGAATAGCTAGAAACATAGTTGATTTTGTAAATGTATATGATGAATTAAATAAACTAGGAATAAAATTAATAAGTGTAACAGAGGGGTTTGATCCTTCTACACCACTCGGTAAATTAATAATGATGATATTAGCAAGTTTTGCTGAAATGGAAAGAGAAAATATTAGACAAAGAGTAAAAGACAATATGAAGGGATTAGCCAAAGCGGGACGCTGGACTGGTGGTAATGTACCTTTTGGATTCATATCCGAAAGAATAGAAGAAGGTGGCAAAAAGGCAACTTATCTAAAGCTTGACGAAAGCAAAAAACAACTAATTAAAGAAATATTTCAAATGTACATATCTACAAATAGCATGCATAAAGTCCAAAAACAGATATACAATACAAAAAATATAAAATGGTCTTTAAGCACTATAAAAAACATCTTAACTTCTCCAGTATATGTGAAAGCTGATAAAGATGTTGTTAAATATCTTAATAATTTTGGAGAAGTATTTGGGGAACCTAATGGACATACTGGAATAATAACCTATAATAGGAGACCATATACTAATGGCAAGCACCGTTGGAACGATAAAGGTATGTTTTATTCTATAAGTAGACATGAAGGAGTAATAGACTCTAATATTTGGCTAAAAGTACAGAGCATCCAAGAAAAAACTAAAATATCCCCTCGTCCTAAAAATTCAAGAGTAAGCTATTTAACTGGTATACTAAAGTGTACTAAATGTGGCTCCCCTATGACTATAAGTTATAATCATAAAAATAAAGATGGTAGTATAACATATGTTTATTTATGCACTGGTAGAAAATCCTATGGGAAAGAATATTGTAACTGCAAGCAAGTTAAGCAAACTATATTGGATAAAGAAATAGAAAATGCTTTAAATTCATATATTGAGTTAAACATTGAGGAATTTAAAAAAGTTGTAGGTAGTCCTACTGATACAGAAAATTTTAATAAAAAGATTTTATGCATAGAAAAAAAAATCGAAACAAATACGGTTAAAATAAATAATTTAGTGGATAAAATTGCGGTTTTAAGTAATACTGCAAGTGTTCCTCTTCTATCTAAAATAGAAGAATTAACAAAGTTAAATGAAGATCTAAAAAAAGAACTACTATTTATCCAACAAGAACATATAAACAACTCATTTGTATCTCCAGAAGAAAAATACGAAAGACTTAAACAATTTAGTACCACATTAAACACTAATAATATAGACTTAAAAAGAGAACTTTTAAGTTTTTCAGTTCAAGAAATAAAGTGGGATAGTGACGCAGAATGTATTGATATTATAATATAA
- a CDS encoding helix-turn-helix transcriptional regulator gives MTIISKRLKELRKEANLTQQQLAEKIGVSTSIIGDIESGRRVASKKTAKKLADFFNTNSEYWFDENCLTEYFNKREKYSSLDSVVTTLINKKIITNSSIPDEAWELIKDAIQIDLKVLLLNE, from the coding sequence TTGACTATAATATCTAAAAGACTTAAAGAATTGAGAAAAGAAGCTAATTTAACACAGCAGCAACTGGCTGAAAAAATTGGAGTATCAACAAGTATAATAGGTGACATTGAAAGTGGAAGACGTGTAGCTAGCAAAAAAACAGCTAAAAAATTAGCTGATTTCTTTAACACAAATTCAGAATATTGGTTTGATGAGAATTGTTTAACCGAATATTTTAATAAAAGAGAAAAGTATTCATCTCTTGATAGTGTAGTAACTACTTTAATAAATAAAAAAATTATAACTAATTCCAGCATTCCAGATGAAGCTTGGGAACTTATAAAAGATGCAATACAAATTGACCTAAAAGTTTTGTTATTAAATGAATAA
- a CDS encoding heavy-metal-associated domain-containing protein — MKRKLNIEGMSCNHCVNHVKNALMEIEGINDVNVSLEEKFAIVEGKNLDDSKMKTEVEDWGYKVISIEEV, encoded by the coding sequence ATGAAAAGAAAGCTAAATATTGAGGGAATGTCTTGTAACCATTGTGTTAATCATGTGAAAAATGCTCTTATGGAAATTGAGGGAATTAACGATGTTAATGTAAGTTTAGAAGAGAAATTTGCTATTGTTGAAGGGAAAAATTTAGATGATAGTAAAATGAAAACAGAAGTTGAGGATTGGGGTTATAAAGTAATTTCAATAGAAGAAGTTTAA